In the genome of Raphanus sativus cultivar WK10039 chromosome 9, ASM80110v3, whole genome shotgun sequence, the window CTAGCTTCACTAGCCTGGTTATCATTATAACACATGTACGGTGAAGATTCAAAGCATGTGACCAGAGCTTGGATAATTCAGAACAAACGATGCTGGCTATTTATATAGTTAACTAAGCTAACAGGATCATGAGTGAGAGCAGGGGTAACTACCGTCATATCAGGAAGTCGTTTAAATGCAAGAGCTAGAACTCGAGATCCTTGGCGCGTGTATCTCTTATACGTTTCCATATATGAAGCTGGCACATCCACAAGCCTATCTTGGATGGTCTCTGGTGCACCCTGGCAAAGAAGTTACATATAAGCATACAACATTTGGATCTGGATTTACTGAAAAAAATTTAGTCTACGAGAATAGTGAATCAAACAGACCTTCACATATGCAAAATATTCCTGCTGAATAGAAACGATAACTGACATTCTCTTCAGATGCGAAGCAAAATGGTATCTCTGCATAATCTGTACCGAGTTCCCATTTCCCCTGCGGCAGATAACATATtacaatatgaaaaaaaaaatctttatttgtGGGCAGAAggctttttaaaattttaccagCATTTAAGGCTTGGCTCATGCAAGCATATTATTCAATATTAAGTAGAACTAGGGATTATTAGATATTAAGGGAGAAACAATACAGGTGTATAAAATAATGCAAGATGCAAAGACACAGAAGAAGTAAGAAAATATTGCGGTCGAGCCTAAAGCATTATCCCAGGCAACTTTACTCCTGTGTCCTATCAACTAACATTTCTATGGAAACTTTAATTCCTATGATCCCCAGTCAACTGCTTCAAATGTAGACATCGTTTTTTTATCTACCCTGTCCAGTCAAAGTGTCTGAATATGCCTCCGAAGGAACAGATAACCCATAAACAGAACCTCGCAACAACAACTTTTGAGAAGAAACCACTATTTTCAATGCGGTGCGCATCCTTAATTAGCTTTTATTCTCAAATATATACGCATTGTATTCAGAAGGCTAACCACCATAGACAAACAGTCAGAAGAATAGGATAAGATGACAATAATTACTTTTTGGGCAAGGCCTTTTCATCAGATTTGTAACTCCAGTCAATTCCCTTAAGTGCAGCCTTCTCAAGAGGATCTCCGACCTGTAAGAATTGAAAACAGAGTAAAACATGGCACATTTTTGTAATGATGACTAATGATGCAAAAGCAAAGTACAAGcggtttcagaaaaaaaatgacCTATAAGATGACTAACTCGTCCACTAACATTCAGTTCAAACCTTATGAACTAAGAAGTATACTGCATTGAATCCAAATTTCggatttataaaaatcatgtgTGCATGTACCAGAAGAGTTTGGGGAAAAGAAATCTGATAAATTCCAGAGTCGAACAGCAGCAAAACTGATACCACTAAACTGAGTTTCTCTAGgccaaaaggaaaaaaaatcagttgCTCATACCAGCTTGTTGTCTACAAAGACCAAGGCGTGACAAGAAGCCAAAATCTCCAATGTGCGCACAGGAACCTTGCTCATATCAGTCTCTGCTTCTTCAGAATCTGCCAAGCCCCCAACTCCTCGAAACTCCTACGAAGAAGCAATGAAAATGAGTTTACCATAAACAAAAGCAAGCAGAAACTCAGAACTTCTATTTGACCTTACCATGTCGTCTGACGTGAGTGTGCCAGTCTTATCGAAACAACACAAGTCAACCTGTCAGCAAAGGGAAATGTGACGCGAATAAGACAACAGTACAATCAAGAACGAATACTAATTCCGTGCAGAGTACCGAAGGCTCAACATCAGGAGTTCTAAAGACCAACAAATAGCCAGATGAGGCACAGCGACACTACCTTCCCGGCAAAAGGGATCCTAAAAGGCTCTGTGCAGAATATCCCACGACGTGAAAGAGCAAGTAATGACGTATTGACAGCAATGGATAATTCCATAGGCAATTCGGGAGGGATCACTGAGGTGATGATAATTGAACAGCCTAGCAAAAGCTTATACTTGCTCCGTGTAGGATCCTCAAGACCCTGCAAAGGAGTTTACTCATCACTAGTATAAATAGACTTTGtttgaataaaaacaaatataacataCCTTTACAAGAACATAACCTGCAGCTATCACGGCAAAtacaactaaaaataatatgaacaGACCACTCTCCCAACTGTTTGCAGTAACCTAATTTTGTTACCAAAAAGATcagaacaaacaaaaatttcCAACATGCTGCTGAAACAACAAATAAAGAAAGATCCCTAACCCTCTCCgttgaaaataaaattgtcCTCAGTAGTTTTCCTTGGCTAGTCTCAAATCCTGTTCGGAGAACAACAGCTAGACAGCCACCATCAGGGGTTTTCAGAGGGAATGActgattccaaaaaaaaaaaaattagtattacACAAGTTAGGAGAAAGTACAGAACAAGAAATGGTTGATGTTGTTGGTACAGAATACCTTGTCAGGTGAATGTTGCAAGATTTTGGTCCCGCCaaataaaacatgatttttatCCCTTTTGATCGATAATTTGTTATCCGATCTTTCGCCAACGACTGGAACCTGTAATAGCCATCATACACCAGTGAAACATACGTAATAGATACCTATAGTGCAGTAAGTATAGCTGCCACTAGTTAATAATGAAGTTCAAAGTTTCAAACAACAACACTAGAATCTATACATATTGTGAGAGAACCTGCTGATGCAGTAATCAAAATGGCAAGTACGATGAAACTAAATAGACAAAGTTACAATTTTGAAACTCTTCAAATCCCAAAGTCGGTATAAAGTTGAAAAAGCCAACAAATAAAGGTGAAATTAAGGAAAGAAAGTACCTTCCATTGGGGAGTTGACTCGCCTGTCAAAATGGCTTCATTTACAATAGCACTTCCTACCAGTAAAAGCATGTCCGCTGGTACTGTCTTATCCTGTGTTTAAAATGGCGCATGGCGCTCTAAGGCGAGACGGTCCGAGCCTTGCGCCTTGCGCCATGGCCCAATATGGCGCTCGCCTTGATGACTAACGTGGGAAGCCGTTCAGACAGcttgttcccttctcttctAACAGCTTCTCCTGTTTTAAATTcattcaacaacaacaacaaggctTGCAGACCACTTGGAGAAGCTATAAGGTATGTCCTGTATTGAAAAAGGGAATACTTTACTTAAGGAATTATTGATTCACATACAAGTCATATAATTTAAATGCAAGTTTTATTATTTGATGAAGTTAAACTTGCAATAGAACTCAGAGTCGTGAATGAAGAAAactcaaaacattttttttttcaaaactccGACTAACCGCTTGTTGTTAACTTCGATCAGGCAACTCTAACCTTAAGCAAAAAACCTTAATATCTTTTTGTTAAGTTATGTAACTTGTCTTTTATAAAGAGAAAGCTAGGGTTTTCATAGTTATTTAGACGTCCAAGTTTGGTTATTAATTAAGGTTTGGTTTTATACCTGATTTAGTCCGGTTTACGTGTAGAGTCGCCATGGCGCGCCATGCCATCGCCTTTGATCACCTCGCCTTCTGGACATGGCGTGCGCCTTAGGGACCCCATCAATTAATAACATCTCCTGGCAGCAGATCCGTACCTAAGAGCTTCGCCCACCTATAACTTTACTTGTTCAGACACAGCAGTAATACCGAAACGATCTTTAAGGTAAACTTGGATGTTATTCAATTACATACTTCCCGCATCGATACACCATCACAGTCTGACTGTCAACCCTAACACGTCTTAGGTCGGTTAATGTCTTCAGCCGGGCTTTTGCCATTGTTGACTCGAACATGAAAAGCATGAACAGTGTGAACACACTGTAATACCAGAACTCATCCAAGCACCAAAGACCCACACAGAAAACCTGCAAAAAGTGGAAGAAACACAGTACTTAGAGCAATAATAGCCaatagaaagaaaaattaactataaaatCCATGCACTAAAAAGTAAACGACACCTGAAATACAAAAAATGGTTCCATGCAGTTTTCTTTCATGAGCTTCTGGAATGTAGGTTGCGGATAATCAAATCTGGGACAAGcagaaacaaaaaatcaaaccgatatccacTTCGGACATACTCATcagaaaaatgttttaaaaagtcGTTGGTTagacaaattaattttaaaaaaaatgatcgCACAATTTAGGAGACTACTGAAAAAGAATTGTCAAAGAAAATTAACTATCAGCCTTAGCGGGAATGGTTATAGGTACATGTGAAAAGAAATTCGTCCAAGAAGAACACCTATAAAGAAACAACAGGTCGACTTACACGTTCCTTCCCCACTTCTCAGTGGCAGTAGCAACTTTAGCTTCTGTACCATGACCAGTACATTTTAGATAATGACCAAAAGTTTCCTTTGTGGGGTAAGGAAGCTTAGAAAAGGCTCCTAACTCTTTTGAGTATATAAAACGCTGCTTTCTGAAGTCAAAGAAAATTTCTTCTATGTCCTCCGAAGATGCGGAACCTGTCAACTGCAAACAGCAAAAGACTCAATACTGTTGGAAAGATGGGAAGTAAGCTACTGAAAAATAATCATGCATTTTCCAGGCCAAAGAGGATCCAAATAGTAAAGGTCTTAACTATGTGCAGAGAGTCATATAGTGTTGATTAGTTGGGGGAAAAACACTGGAACTTTACACATACTCAGTCATCAGAGCTGGTAAATTCACTTCAAAAGCTAAACCATTCACTCCTATAACTGGCAGCTTTACTAGAGAGAATCTAAAGTCTTGAACGAACTTACTTGGCTACGAAAGTGAAGAGGCACAACTTCTTTAGAACCAGAAAACTTCGCCGGGGTAACTTTACATGCATCTGCCTGGTCGATACTGTTAACCTGTGAATCAATATAAAAGACACAGTGCCATCATAAACCATTTAACTCAAGTAACATTTTACAAGAACTATATTTACCTTGCTAAACTGGACAAAACACTTGAAATCAACAGACCACGCAGTGAAAAGCAAGACTAAGATGTGAGAAGCAACAAGGCCACCAAGCGCGATCATAGCATCAGTGAAGTCTATGCTGCTGGGAGCTATAGTAGTCAACCAAGCAGCATAGAGAATGGCAAAGGGCCAAACATCCAAACGCCATGCCCACTGCTTCTTCCTACACAAATCAACCTTATCCACCACCTTCCCTCCCACACGAAAGCTCGTCATCACTAAAAACCCCCCCAAAACCCTATAACATCGAGATCGAGCAATACTACAGTGAAATTTCAAAAGAAGAAACCTCGGATCAGTCGAGAGAGTCGACTCTGAAGCAGATCTCTATAAGTAGAAGGGAGAAAAACGAACCTTAGCTTGAAGCGGGAGGATCTAAACTAGGGGCTTTTCGATCACGAAGATCGAATCAGAGCGTAAACACAAAAGGAATCTCAGTTCACCTTCACGACTCACGATTGAGGTTTTCTCCAGATATTCCCGGTTGACGATGAACCGTCGTTTTCAACCAATATGGACTTACCAGTTTCCGTTAATGAAAAATTGTTAATACcactttatatatttatttttaccataaaCTATAATCTTATTATTAACTAGACTTAGAatttagaattatttttttctgaatttgaTAATCGAGATATCCGGACCTTTCACTTAATCCGACTATCCCACCGTATCTAACCGGAATTGACGAGGAAGATCCTAGAGACCAAACGAAAACCATGTTAAATTCGATGTGGCCGGGATTCGAATTCGTGATGGCGGACACTTCAGCCGAAATTTTTTTACCATCAGACCTCGAAACCCGGACTTAAAATTTAGAATTGATAGtgaaatttcaaaacccgagGTTTAAgggttttaataaatatataaataaatatttaaaatttttataaatttttactaATTCCATCCATCTCATTTTCACGTACATATCTCAAAATCTATTACAACCTATAATCTGGTAAGACCTGGAATTGAAGTGCTAAACAATAAACTGTAAATCATACTtgaatatctatcttattaaaacagaaacattctgttggacctaacatttattttgtaagtttttaaattaaatacacttttatactttatagttaaacctacattaaatcattaatgttcctttctttatactattatctatgtttccaaacaatatacttatttcttactactatcaatgtttccaaacaatattttttatactactatcaatgtttccaaacaatacaataattaatcttagttattttatatctatcattttctctttaaaattttgtagaaacgtcataatttcataaattgcaaaataataaactttaaaatttggattataagattaaaaattatgaagctattacaatttaaatcaaatgagattacatattggtcatccatcagttcaatcggttagtctcgaattttagtgatttttgttaatataaatattttaaaaacctaaattgaattgtcagatctccggattaaccggtataatcacaatcgggttgaatttagaaacactgatttaaatgcaaaaatattttaaatacactctttaaaagttaccaaaatatttgttaaattattagtaaaaattttcatcgtaaaatattccgcgcttccaaagcgcggatcataatctagtttttttttaaattacaacaTATGTGATATTCAATGGCCATGAAATATGACGGCCTGGAGAACCCTTGATGTCTTAGATTCATCTTCCATCTACCTTCAATGTTTATCATTTACCATTATAAGCGTCCTCAATAAGGAAACATGGGATGCTTGTAGGAACATATTGTCATGAGCGGTAGCAGCGAAAGAAAAGTTTGTTATGTCGACATATAATCAATGAATATTAGACATGATTAACTAGAGATGTATATTTTTGGGCTGCTTATACTCACTAATATGTTCCATGTTCCAAAGTCCAAACCAGTTAGTAATGTTATTAGCCGCAACCATTTCCCATATTCAGTTATTTCTCAAGATCATACTTCACGAGTGTAATgcaatactctttttttttttttaaattatacagaggtatcctggctccaccgaagtggtccagactagtcacgtgttatcacatgtcggtcctctatctctggcgatgccgaaatgttaattctccagtggccgggattcgaactcaggtggtggaactcacagctgtgaaccctttaccaactgagtGTAATGCAATACTCATTAGTTAGTAAGTAAACATTTAACAACATTCATCCCTGACATGGATACTTAAAGTAAATCTCGATAACAAATTAGCACCACTAAAAAGGACAATAGCGGCGAGTCTAAAGCAGATTGAGATCAGTGCAACAGAAGTAAACTCCTccaaatcattttataattgatttttcgttaattatatattagatttaaaggcttaataatttgatttaatCTTCAACCACAAAAACAGCAGCCTGTGCAATATTATAATGAAAATTAAGTGATATTCATATCGATatataaagaagaagagaataaTCATCTCAGGAAAATGTAAATCCCGAGAGAATTAATCCTCGACTTCACACACTTAATAAACTTAGAAAAATACATGTGGATGATGATATAGGCATCTCAAGTTCGAGTACAAAGTCAATATATTTTCAAGCTCCATTTTCAGCTTCAGCTTTCTTATCGTTGCAGACACACATGCTCACCGGTCGCTCGACTGTGATCACTGCTGGTTCAGGAGATGCCATCAGTGTACCTAGCTTCAGCATATCGATGCTCACCTCTGGCAACTTAGCAGCTTCGATTTCTTTTTCCACCAAATCCGACGGCGTTTTGCAGTATTTGAAAACCACATAAAGTATCATTTGAAGTGCACCGAGAACAAACCCAATCACGTTCGGGAACTGCGAAGTCGACAGATGAAAAAGGTTATTTAGTGCTCAAAGCATTATAAGACCACCCACAATGGGGGATCATAGCGAATCCTTAACGCTAAACCTTaggtaaattttaattaaataagaatAATTTTGGTAATGTAGCTAAGGATTGGTCCGTCGGGAAGGGTTTTAAGGATTGAGTCCGTGAGTACGTGTCAATGCAGGAGTGGATGGGGTCGGTTTAGAGTTGAGTGGGTCGGgctgaaggaaaaaaaagaaaatcattctCGACcgaaggagaaaaaaaaaaaacctctgcGGCGAAAGGCGATTTCGAagcgatctctctctctcggctCGACGAAGGTAAATCCAATCCTCAGAGCCGTTTATTTCTCGATTAAAACAGTTTCCATCTTCTTTGTTGTCCGTAAAGATGGATCTTTTGTTGTTTCGATCGATTTGGGACAAGTTgtcaaattagggttttttaaaatttggggAAAAATCGATTTCTATATTATTTGGCTTTGTAGATATAGATTACaaacaatttttgtttcaatCGGAAGTAAATGTTGTCTTTATTTCTTCTtacaaatttcatattttgtttcaatCGATTAACGGTTTGATAAACTTATCCTTATAGAGTTTAGTGTTATCTTTAGTTTAGTTGTGTTCGATTTCAATCTGTTGTATAGAGTTTAGTGTTATCCTTATGTCGTTTGTTTCGCTGGTTAATGAATGTATATTAATGAATCGACTTGTTGTTTTCAGGTTAACCATAATGGGGCAAGATTACAGTTACAGCCAgccatcttcatcatcaaactCTGTAGACATAACCTCCCTGATTGAAGCAGAAGCTCAGCTGTACGCGGATGAAGCTGAGAGTAGCCACTTCAATGCAGAGCCGCTTCAGTACCAACCGCAACCAGAGTGTGATGATGGAATCCCTAGAAGCTGCTACTGTGGTGCGGAGCCAGTTGTCGGCTACTCTACAACTCGTAAAGACCCATACAGACGTTACTTCACGTGCAACAATGCTGAAGATGGTGACTGCCACGTTTGGAAATGGTGGGACGTGGCAGTGATAGAGGAGATGAGGGACATTCAGCGGGAGCTTAGGGAGCTTAAGGGTGCACTTAACGAGAGTGAGCAGAAGGTTGTTGTCCTCGAGAAGACAGTAACCGAGTTTTCAAAGAAGAAACCAGGAGTGAAGCTAATGGTCTCTACCTTAGTTTTAACCGGGTTGGTGTTACTTATTCTAGTTGGTGAGTATGTGGTTGTAAATGAATTGTTTAATCTCTTTTTGGTAGATTATTGAtagtttcttctctttttacAGGAATATTACTCAAGGCTTCAAAGGACAGTGGCGGACCTCGCTTGTTTCTGAAATAAGGTAACAAATTAGCTTTCTTTTCTCATAATGAATAGGTTTAAATGATAAAATCGTCCTCTCTCATCTGATGTGATTGGCTTTTACTATATGTTCTGTTCCCATATGTGTGTTCTGTAGCTAGTCCTATAAGTCGTATTTAATTGCTTGTGTGTAGGTAGTATTAGTTATGTTTCTGTAAGTACTTCATTGCCTTAATTAGTTGTAAATGAAACTTAGTACTTAGTTATTTACTTTCCAGCTTCCCAACTGCATAGATTTGATTGCCATTAATTAGTTGTAAGTCATAGAAGGCTTACTTAAGCCTCTGTGTCGCTAGTAGAGTGGCACAGATCAACCATGGCTAATAACTCGTCAAGCTATGTTAACCTACTACAGAGTCAACTTCCAGTTGATCTTGATGCAGCCGAACCTTTATGGTTCGGTAGCGAAGGTCCTGATGAGGCTTATGGGATGTCTGGTAGCGAAGTGCCTGAAGCGTCTGGTGTGAAGTCAACTTCCCAACAATCTGAGAGAAGGAAATGGTCTCCCAAAGAGGATATAATCCTCATTGGGGCATGGCTTAACACCAGTAAAGACCCGATCGTCAACAATGAGCAGAAAGGTGGAGCATTTTGGAAGCGGATTGTGGAGTACTTCAACGCAAGCCCTCTGTTGGTTGGGACGCAACCGAGAGTCCTCCATTCTTGCAAGCAGCGGTGGTCTCGGATTAACGACCACGTTGCAAAGTTTTCTGGTTGCTATGATCGTGCTCTTCGCCAGCAAAGAAGTGGTCAGAATGATGACGATGTGATGAAGGCTGCTTTAGATTCTTTCTTCAATATTATGAACATAAAGTTCACCATGGATCACTGCTGGAGGGAGCTGAGGTATGACCAGAAATGGTGCTCACTGGTTCAGGGTAAGGACACTGTTAAGGAGAAGCGCAAAGTGGTGGACCTCGATGGAGAAGAAGCGGCTGTGGGAGAAGAAGAGGCTAGACCTCCCGGGGTGAAGGCTGCGAAAGCTGctcttaagaagaagaagaatggcaGAGAGGAGGAGTTGTCAAACTTACATggcgttttaaaaatcaaagaaaaactcTCAAGGCAGAAGCTCCTTGATCGTTTATTCGCGAAAAAGGAGCCTCTAACTGAGATGGAAACCACTGTAAAACTCAAACTAATGTCTGAATTGCTTTGATGTCTTCTCTGTTTGGTTTCAGGTTATTTCTTTCTTGGTGCTTTGATGTGTTATGATGTGTTATCTATTGTTTTGTCACGGGTGCTTTGATGTGTTATCTATAACTCTTGTCTTTATTCTCCTTGTTTCAGGTTAAGTTGGTCACGGGTGCACTGAAGGTTGGGCAAGTCACGGGTGCATTAGGAGTAGTGGAAGTCACGGGTGCTTTGAAGTAGTTCACGGGTTCATCTCTTCAAGTTTATGTACTATAAGTAGTTCTCGTTTGGCCTTTAGATTTGTATCAGCTTATCTTTCTTTCCTCTGCATCAAACGTTCTTCTAGGAtttgttgtaatattttcttGGAGTTCTTCTCAACCCGATTTTTCACTTGTAATATCTGGGTGTAAGAAGTCCTTCTCTTGTATCAATATTAACACTTGATTTCGGCTAATGTAAAATGTTATTCTCGTTTTCGAGTAGTCTTGATTTACCAACATTCTGTTTTTAACTCGTCTTGTTTTTAACTCTTGTCTTCATAATTATTCATATTTTCGGGTTCTCTTGATTCACCAACAGAGGCTGTGGAGAAACCAGCAGGAGCATTCACCAACATTCTTGTGTTTTTAActcaaaaaaaaggtttgataGTAAAGagtaataaaatatcaaattatacatatttgagacttatagataaaaaaaaaatataaagttatacatatttgagagttatagataaaaaaaataataaagttatacatatttgagacttatagataaaaaaaaatatcaagttatacatatttgaaactataagataaaaaaaaatataaagttatacatatttgagagttatagataaaaaaaaataaagttatacatTTTTGAGACttatagatgaaaaaaaattatcttaacttAGTTTggaactaataaaaaaaattcaaaagataaATGAATAACTTATAAGTTTAATTTGTCAATCAGGATGTCATCATCTTCATCCAATGAAATGGAAGAATTGGAAGAAAGATTGGACGAAGTTTTCGAAGATATCTGTGAAGATACAATCAACAACATTATCGAGGCCCAAaccaaaaagcaaaagaaacGAGCATTTATTGAACGAAACCGTGAAGCAGGACACATCCGGTTATGGAATGACTACTTCTCCGAAAATCCCACATATGAGGAACATATCTTCAGACGCCGTTTCCGTATGAACAAGGAATTATTCATGAGTATTGTCTATGCCCTCTCACAGAACGTTCCATTCTTTCAACATAGACCAGATGCTACCGGGAGGCTTGGTCTTTCGCCACTACAAAAATGTACCGCAGCAATTCGTATGCTTTCTTATGGTTCTG includes:
- the LOC130499503 gene encoding uncharacterized protein LOC130499503 isoform X2 → MGQDYSYSQPSSSSNSVDITSLIEAEAQLYADEAESSHFNAEPLQYQPQPECDDGIPRSCYCGAEPVVGYSTTRKDPYRRYFTCNNAEDGDCHVWKWWDVAVIEEMRDIQRELRELKGALNESEQKVVVLEKTVTEFSKKKPGVKLMVSTLVLTGLVLLILVGILLKASKDSGGPRLFLK
- the LOC130499503 gene encoding uncharacterized protein LOC130499503 isoform X1, which codes for MGQDYSYSQPSSSSNSVDITSLIEAEAQLYADEAESSHFNAEPLQYQPQPECDDGIPRSCYCGAEPVVGYSTTRKDPYRRYFTCNNAEDGDCHVWKWWDVAVIEEMRDIQRELRELKGALNESEQKVVVLEKTVTEFSKKKPGVKLMVSTLVLTGNITQGFKGQWRTSLVSEIRLSWSRVH